In Odontesthes bonariensis isolate fOdoBon6 chromosome 22, fOdoBon6.hap1, whole genome shotgun sequence, one genomic interval encodes:
- the zdhhc12b gene encoding palmitoyltransferase ZDHHC12-B isoform X1 codes for MFKNVFGSGFLARTAHVILTWVITLILFLHETDLRKQEAAGELVQPVLFVLLVLVSVLLYFAVSLMDPGFILSEDRDLQFMLELTGDKQDMILPTSKPLQQRRCGCCLLQQPMRSKHCQTCQHCVRRYDHHCPWIENCVGERNHRWFVFYLFVQLLVLLWSLYIAWTGLCSVPTWQLWLQTNGALLSVTVLVALLSLIVLLLLGSHLYLISLNITTWEFMSRHRISYLKHCGIDENPFDRGAFHNLWGFFCVWGTVVWEQVYFREGSNLV; via the exons ATGTTCAAAAATGTTTTTGGTTCCGGCTTTCTGGCACGAACAGCTCACGTGATTCTGACATGGGTCATAACGTTAATACTCTTCCTGCATGAAACTG ATCTCAGGAAGCAGGAGGCGGCGGGCGAGCTGGTGCAGCCTGTGCTCTTCGTCTTGTTGGTGCTGGTGTCAGTGCTGCTCTACTTCGCTGTTTCTCTGATGGACCCTGGTTTCATCTTGTCTGAGGACAGGGACTTACAG TTCATGCTGGAATTGACCGGGGATAAGCAAGACATGATCCTGCCCACCAGCAAACCTCTGCAGCAGCGCCGCTGtggctgctgtctgctgcag cagccaatgagatCAAAGCACTGTCAGACGTGTCAGCATTGTGTTCGACGTTATGACCATCACTGCCCTTGGATTGAGAACTGTGTTGGTGAGAGGAACCACCGCTGGTTTGTTTTCTACCTGTTCGTccagctgctggtgctgctgtggAGTCTGTACATCGCCTG GACAGGTTTGTGTTCTGTGCCCACCTGGCAGCTGTGGCTGCAGACCAATGGTGCGCTTCTGTCGGTAACCGTGCTGGTGGCTTTGCTCTCGCTCATCGTGCTGCTCCTGCTGGGCTCTCACCTCTACCTGATTTCTCTCAACATTACCACATGGGAGTTCATGTCACGCCATCGCATCTCCTACCTCAAACACTGCGGCATTGATGAAAACCCCTTTGACCGTGGAGCCTTCCACAACTTATGGGGTTTCTTCTGTGTTTGGGGTACAGTGGTGTGGGAGCAGGTTTACTTCAGGGAGGGCAGCAACCTCGTTTAA
- the zdhhc12b gene encoding palmitoyltransferase ZDHHC12-B isoform X2, which yields MFKNVFGSGFLARTAHVILTWVITLILFLHETDLRKQEAAGELVQPVLFVLLVLVSVLLYFAVSLMDPGFILSEDRDLQFMLELTGDKQDMILPTSKPLQQRRCGCCLLQQPMRSKHCQTCQHCVRRYDHHCPWIENCVGERNHRWFVFYLFVQLLVLLWSLYIAWFVFCAHLAAVAADQWCASVGNRAGGFALAHRAAPAGLSPLPDFSQHYHMGVHVTPSHLLPQTLRH from the exons ATGTTCAAAAATGTTTTTGGTTCCGGCTTTCTGGCACGAACAGCTCACGTGATTCTGACATGGGTCATAACGTTAATACTCTTCCTGCATGAAACTG ATCTCAGGAAGCAGGAGGCGGCGGGCGAGCTGGTGCAGCCTGTGCTCTTCGTCTTGTTGGTGCTGGTGTCAGTGCTGCTCTACTTCGCTGTTTCTCTGATGGACCCTGGTTTCATCTTGTCTGAGGACAGGGACTTACAG TTCATGCTGGAATTGACCGGGGATAAGCAAGACATGATCCTGCCCACCAGCAAACCTCTGCAGCAGCGCCGCTGtggctgctgtctgctgcag cagccaatgagatCAAAGCACTGTCAGACGTGTCAGCATTGTGTTCGACGTTATGACCATCACTGCCCTTGGATTGAGAACTGTGTTGGTGAGAGGAACCACCGCTGGTTTGTTTTCTACCTGTTCGTccagctgctggtgctgctgtggAGTCTGTACATCGCCTG GTTTGTGTTCTGTGCCCACCTGGCAGCTGTGGCTGCAGACCAATGGTGCGCTTCTGTCGGTAACCGTGCTGGTGGCTTTGCTCTCGCTCATCGTGCTGCTCCTGCTGGGCTCTCACCTCTACCTGATTTCTCTCAACATTACCACATGGGAGTTCATGTCACGCCATCGCATCTCCTACCTCAAACACTGCGGCATTGA